Genomic window (Helianthus annuus cultivar XRQ/B chromosome 3, HanXRQr2.0-SUNRISE, whole genome shotgun sequence):
TTTTCTTCTCATACTACATATATAACCATCTCttaagcattttatcaaacacttggtgggcaTTGTATTTacaagcataatgtacaagtattcataGCATGGATTTTACTTGATTAACTTTCTAGTTTAACAAGAATTGGTTTAATTCCTATCTTTCCTTCATCTTATGATAATTTATCTAATTTCTTTATCACATACAAGACCATGCATTTATTCACAATTATAGGCATACTATAgacatcatcatgttcatctAAATCTTACAACAAGTGGGTTTAAACCCTAACCCATTCAAATAATCGAAATCAAATGAAATTCTCAATCTATTATGGATTCCTAACTTACAATTGCACAAAGTTTCCACCTAATTTCATgtttgggttaaaacccactttcCACTACTCATTAAAAAACAGAATTTTCGAATTACCTTTTGATGAACAAGCTTAGATGGTTGAAAATTCGAGTTCATGCATTATTTTGGGCTCTTATTATCTTCCTAATCTTGAGATTTTGTGAAAGTTAGGGTTTTCCCCCTTTGGTCTTGCTCCTGGTCGACTACAACACACATCAGTGTGTTTATTTTTTGTGATTTCTCTAATTTAGTGAAACTTATATCACATTTAACAAGTTCAGCCCCTATAGTTACAAGTGTTGATATTTCTCACATTAACTTTCATTCTTGTTAAATTAACATCTCATTTTCTTAACTTGGTTAATTAAATTTTTATCTAATTTACAAATTAGACACTTAAAGTGGCATAAATGTATAAcgtatttttggggtgttacaaaagaAAATCAAACATAGTGTGATCTTGGCATCCAACCAATATGCCCAATGTTGTATTGTCGTAACCAAAGGGCCTATGGACTATAGATAAGTTTCGACTCTTTAGTCTACTtgatatgcatatatatatatgattgaaACTCTAGTGCATGACATCACTTTTTTACAACATTTACGGCTGTcataaatggaaaaaaaaactagttttattttatttttatattttttttggaaaagttgatttttttaggatttttggtaaaaaaaaattgaaaaaaaaactttCGTAAGGCCGAGTTTTCTGAGCTCTCACAACTCGTATAACACAAAACCTTTAAACACCTGAATTTCAAAACATACGATAGGGACCAAAAGAAATTTGGCGTTATGTGCCTGATCTTGGATTTTTCTTCACAATCTCACAAGTCACACCCACAAAGTTATAACGATTTCactttcaaaataaaattgttcaATTGCTCGATTTATGATATAACATTGTAACGCTTCAAATCGTATTATACAGTTTTCTTTATCAATATTTCAAAAAAATGTGTTAAATCTGAAAATTTTACAAATATCTTATGTTAATGATTACATGAGCTGCGATAATATAAGAAAATGATTATATAAGTACTATTTCATATAAAAATATCTAAACTCTGGGAGTGATTTACATGCTTGGAGTACATTCTTTTGGCTTTTTCTAAGTTCATAATATCATCGGGTTGCCGAAAGTGGCCAAAAGAGAACAAATATAACAGCTTTGCCAAATTAGAATAATAGAGGGAaagaatacaatttttttttgtttcttttcttcttatttttattttatattaaaaaacaataTCCGATCTTGAACACACTCTGATATCAAAGCTAACATACATATCCCTAATTAAGTCTATATATTCCTCTATCTTCCAAATTATCTCAAATCAGTCTACGTAGTACATTATCGTCTCGTATGTTTTTTCCATGTCAATAAACACCACCATATGAGGACCTCGTTTCTTCTCCCGATATCATGTATTTATCTGCATTTCCATTTTAACACTAATCAAATCAACCTAAAACACACTCACATGAAGAGAGAGtttcaaataaaaacaaaataaattaaaatttcTGTAAGGGACTACACCTGAAAGTAGgagtgttcaaaaccggatatccgaaattttcggatacctgatttcactatccgaatccgtatccgaatttttggatatccgatcggatagtgaatcggatatccgaatatccattagttatttaatttttattttttattattttttaaaactcCGAACCGGATATTCTGGATAGTTTTGGATAGGGGTGTGCAtaggtcggtttgggtcggtttttactattaaccataaccataaccgctagttcggttatgaagttttggtaaccataaccataaccaaacttcggttatggttaatcggttatgaagtcggttatggttcgttttggttaatttcggttaagtaaccaagcaaggtttgaaatagatagggttgtgcacgatttgaacttagcttgagcctaATTTATAAGATAACAaagactaaactttttggttaaactactgatttagagttttttttttaataaggtaattctcaaacaaaaacaattatggccataacacctttgttctttatcaaaataaacgacatctacatcaagatcattttgCTATTAACATACTTCTATCTTAGTAAAAACTctctatatggttttgtaaaacacaaatctattatataaagttaacatcacaacttcggttcggtttcggttatattcggttaaccaaaccttcataaccataaccataccCGATTAagcggttatacaaagtttcataaccataaccattggttatattggttatcggttattagtggttcggttatgtcggttatggttcggttatcggttttggtggttaatttgctcacccctagttTTGGATATCTGAatataaattttcggatatttttcggatagttttggatatttttcggatattttggatagtttcggatatttTTTctggatattttcggatattcagATATccgataaaaaataaaaattaacttCCGGATATctgaaaaatttcaaaattactatccgaatccgaaaatacagatatccgaattttcgaATATTTCAAATTCAGATATCAGATAGTTCGGATCGAATTTTTGAATACGGATATTTTTATACACGCCTACCTGAAAAGTTATCAAATAGCTTTAGACAAAACTTGTAGCTTTTTCTATATAAAAGCTAAAAAAGCATCTTTCAACACATGAAAAACTAATTAAACAAACAAAGTCACTCCCTTTATTCATCATCACCGATTCTTTCTCCCTCCATCTCAATTTCCCCCAATTTCAACCAATTTCCAACCAAAGATCCAAACTTTTTCCATTTTCCCATCTGGGTATCCATCCCTCTATGGGATCTGGGCTCTCATCTTTCCTCCTAATCTGCAACAGCACCACCACTGCTCCGCCGGTTTCGCCGGAGCCAGGCCTCGGTGATCTGCCGGAGAGTGTGGTGGGTTATATTCTCCTGCACTTAACCCCACAGGAGATTTGTACACTCGCATCTCTTAATCATGCTTTTCATCATGCGTCATTGGCTGATTTTGTGTGGGAATCTAAACTGCCTAATAACTATGAGATGTTTGTTTCAAGGGTGTTTGATGATGACAAGTTTTGTTACAATCTTTGTAAAAAGGATGTTTATGCAAAGTTGTCTACACCCACTTTTATTGATGGGGGCACCAAGGTTTGTTAatatggtttttttatttttatttttatttatttatttattattatttttttttttttaatttgtatgtGTTCTATTGTGTTTGTTATGATTTGGGGTTATGATGAGTAATAGTTTTTGGTTCACAATATGTGGTTATATGTGAAATTAGAAGAATTATTAGACTTGTTTTGCTTTAATTAGGGATAAAAAAGTAAATTTTGGCACATAAAGTGATGCACAGTAGCCTAATTGATGGAATTCAGGTCTGACGGCTATGGTGGTGTCACGTGATCCGACTCGTTGAGAGCTTTCCATTGATTGCTTATGGACCTCGTAATTCTACTTGTAGCCGAAGTTATGCAATTGTTTTATGTTTGGGTCTTTTTGTGTCGGATGATTCTATTTACACCCAGCATTTTACTATTTGCACCACCAAGTCACCAAGTGATATGACATTAACAAATTCATATATGTGTTTATCTTTTATAACTTTtgatatttaatattttattaaaaactgaATATGGTTTTGCGatatgcttatttttatctacgttttgatacaaattttattaaaaaacgtaatataaaattataaaacgttatatttgaTACGGCtccttttttataaaatttatatcaaaACATTGATAAAAATAAGCACATCGCAAAACCATATTCGTTTTgtaacaaaacattatgtatcggaagttataaaagaaaaacacaaGTGTAAATTTGTTAATGTCACATCACTTTGTGCAAATAGTAAAAAGTTGGGTGTAAATAGTAGGACCCCTTAAGCCTTATTTACCTCTTTCTAGCTGGTCTAGGAGGTCCGCTAACTTTTGGGTCGGCGTTGTATCTTTTTTTTATGTTTGGGCCTTTTCCGTCTAGTTAGGAGTCTGCCAAGTCTTGGATCAGCTCCGTTCCGTATCACATTGTCTTTAGTTTGATGTGTTTGTGTGTATTAAATTTTTTTGTTGAATGGTATTATCTTGGATTCTTTTGCAGAACGTGTGGTTGGATAAAGGCACAGGAAAAGCTTGTGTGCTAATATCGTCCAATGGGTTAGCAATAACCGGTATCGATGATCGTAGATACTGGAGCTGGATCTCTACCGAGGAATCTAGGTGAAATTTTGCATCTTTTTCGATATTTTTAATTGAATATATTATGTTTAGATATTTTTATATTTGTGGTTCATGCATAccttgaaaaaaaatatatattgtgGCCTAAAATTACAAGAAATGATTACGATAAATGACAAACGAATTGGATTTTTCATTATTGTTATCTAGATTCTGTTCGGTGGCTTATCTTCAGCAAATTTGGTGGTTTGAAGTCGACGGTGAGGTGGAGTTTCCTTTTCCGTGTGGGACCTACACCCTCTACTTCCGCCTGCAGCTCGGGCGGTCGGGCAGGCGGTTTGGGCGGCGAGTCTGCAACTCAGACCATGTCCATGGCTGGGATATAAAGCCTGTGAAGTTCCAGCTCTCGACTTCAGATGGTCAAAAGGCGATAAGTCAATGCTATTTGTCGACGGATCCTGGAAAATGGAATCTTTATCGGGCTGGTGATTTTGTTGTTGAGGATTCAAAGGTACCGATGAAAATCAAGTTTTCGATGACACAAATCGATTGTACACACACTAAAGGTGGTCTGTGTGTGGATAGTGTGGTCATACTCCCTAAGTGAAGATTGAAATTTTTGTTTAGATGAGGTTAAAAGCAACTTTTTTGATTTGCATGTAACCTTTTTATTAGTAGGTTATAGGCTTATagcatgtatgtatgatatgtaGTAAGGTGAGATTAAGAGAAATAATTAGTAATGTGAacatttctgttttttttttttttttttttttttttgtaatctaTAGAATTTTTTGGTTGTTTTCTGCAAAATTCACAAGGTGTGATTCGATTATTTGTTGAATAAATTGTTTTAGTTACTTGTGATACAAATATGTTGTTTAGCAATGTTGTTAAAAAAAGTAGTGTTGCTTACTTTCTTTAAGTGTGATGACCACTCATTTGAAGATTGGATCGGCCGCAGGGCTGATCTAACGTTTTTGGAGGTTTTAAGCAAACTACGAAGGCGGGGCCCCTTTGAATTGGTAATTTGGTATAAAGAAAACCTCAATTTTGTTTCGAAATATAAACTAGGGATATAGGGCAAACAATGATTGAGCGAATCAGAATATATAGAGATTACTATAAAAAAAATAGTCGTTAACCAACCTGCGTTATCCTTGCCGCACCATTAATTTCGCCTCTAATTTCTCCCCAATCTGTGACTTTATTGAGCGGGATGAGCATGTGTGACGTTAAGTTAGCGAGAATAACGATGTCAGCCTAAATTAAATATGaattaattaaatataaattgGGTATTGCTTGGAGTTAGAATTGGGACTCTCTCGTTTTTTAAATCAGTTCTTCAATTGGGCCTTTCAATAAATATTGTTTTTGTTTCGTTCATTTGGGCCTAATACAATATGCTATATAAGATTTTTAAGAGGATTGAGACCCTATTTTTTGATCCCTTTGGTCATTGCCTAGATTTGAAAGTCTCTAGGTCCGGCCCTGATCGGCCGGTTAGACCAAGAATCGGACCCTCCACAGGTTTGGTGGGTTGAACCGGTTTTaactaatttttatttttttacaaaggGTTCGAACCCAAGACATGAGTTTCCAACTCTACTAGAGATATTGAAGTTGTAATCTCttcctttatttttctttttagaaaagtatactaggttagaaccccgtgtaatacacgggttgaataaatgtaactttatgtatcaaataataaaaaaatatatatttttgaaacctcgtttattacacaggttgaataaatgtaattttacataccaaataaaaaaaatgggttattcgattttaataatcctaagtttcacatgttagccgataataatctcaactttaaaaattctctccaataatcccaacttgtaaaagtttggccgcTATTGATTCTTTTGAACCATATAAGAATTTGGTATCCTCAATAGATTCAATTACACCTAGAGATTccttaattgatttaagtgcacctatgttagaaaaggatcaatggcggccaaacttttacaagttgagATTATTAGAGGGAATTTTTAAaattgggattattatcggccaacaggtgaaacttagaattattaaaatccaatatccctaaaaaaatatatctttaaaaatctcatttattacatgggttgaataaatgtaattttatatattaaataacaaaaagttatatctttaagaactctgtgtattgtacgggttgagtaaattttattttatatattaataatgaaaaagttacatttttaagaacctcatgtattatatgggttgatgtcacaccccaaccgatggcggaatcatcggggcgcggcactgagcgaaacagattgttcagaagtctccacaacaactatcatacaattcagttatataacacgtcccataccgtgtcccaaataataacaagttatcatagaaatcaactaaacaatatgggaactgttccgacaactcaaatcttaattattacagaccaaaagtaaatattgttttaagactccTAGACGGCTAttcgtaaatcttactgactacaagtgccagtgcaagatctacagataattatggccctggagcaggtacgtggacactgtcctaaggtcacaggctcctagaagcttattattgcctcgcttccctagcacgctagtagcttaaacacctgtcacatacgttaaaataaaagtcaatacatataatgtaaaggtgagtacacaagtttgatatagcatatagagttcgaatagtttacgcataaccaagcacgtacacaagggcaaacgatgcatgtaaattatcaacatgggaccatcgataccaatgacttcgggttgactgtccgagacagttcgcgatacatgattaccaccgtaatccatgcaagtaattgtccttagcaacccccgtgtgaacgggtgctgagtccaaactatagtactatgttgctaaagcaggtagatagcactccacgtgtaaacataataaacagcaatcatttagacaagtaatacatgcaagtaggttagcgttcaaatagtttgtgttgtttgtgaatttgatagattacgtatgtaacacccaaaagtgctgaaaacaaaaagggatcgagtatactcacagtggttgatcgtggattgaagggagcactgagaataggttagcctgaatagttcgataacacaacgatgagtaacgcggaaaagtaaacaatgtacttggatcgagtaggccattcgatcggacagcagttcgatcgagtgggctgttcgattggtttgaaagttcgttcgaacatccattcgatcggctggctggctcgatcggctggttccttcaagtggattgtttcttcctttgatgtgaaggatgtgtttgtgtatgatggattgtactacctttcaagttggccgatcgaacagctgttcgatcggttagcccaaccgatcggctagcacttcgttgttttcaaatatgtcactcgatcggctggcatgctcgatcgggtgacattccaatgtttcaaaaagtctaagtgttttgaagtatagtatttcatgatccgagcagtaatgattacaatcgagtggcttgatcgatcgaacagtatctcgtcaatactacactttgtgagttggtgggtctaagtgctagtcgatcggttagcctagtcgatcggctggcatagtcgttcggttgggctgttcgatcgaacagcctagccgttcggctagcttctcgattcggttaacctatcacttaacacttggttattcccgttaattgttgatgttttagagatattttgactacgagttgaaccacaaagctgaagtccctacttagtctactgactcgagcaggaatcacccaaactcggtcagagacggtttggaacccaagtttaacgtttaacccggaatcggtatatctctcggttgaacccgaatcttgaaccatgtgtttgtttagattgatttgtaaatcggttcaagtctcgttttcacctttttgagtgtaaaagagttgaaagatagatgaaaacccatcttccaatccttttccaccgtgaaatgttaagatctttggaagattttaggttatttatgtggaaatcggttagatctagcttattcatggttgaatgaagtcaagaacatgaagttcttgatgaacaccaagaacaccatgatgacatcactcaagaacacctagatcttggtgatttcacggatgaaattcagattttgaaagatagaaagatggagaatcgattaatgaacaaaaacgtacaaggattagagtgaaatacttaccggtttgagagaaatctgagatttagtgaggagaagaggctggtcggtcagagcttttccaaaagtggaaag
Coding sequences:
- the LOC110930416 gene encoding F-box protein PP2-A13, translating into MGSGLSSFLLICNSTTTAPPVSPEPGLGDLPESVVGYILLHLTPQEICTLASLNHAFHHASLADFVWESKLPNNYEMFVSRVFDDDKFCYNLCKKDVYAKLSTPTFIDGGTKNVWLDKGTGKACVLISSNGLAITGIDDRRYWSWISTEESRFCSVAYLQQIWWFEVDGEVEFPFPCGTYTLYFRLQLGRSGRRFGRRVCNSDHVHGWDIKPVKFQLSTSDGQKAISQCYLSTDPGKWNLYRAGDFVVEDSKVPMKIKFSMTQIDCTHTKGGLCVDSVVILPK